The Desulfosporosinus acidiphilus SJ4 genome has a window encoding:
- a CDS encoding DUF2273 domain-containing protein, with amino-acid sequence MSDFWHNLGEKLTGFIVWALNNHPGKLIGTSIGFVTGLLAVTLGFWRTMVLTLFVLLGFIIGKRQDDHQDIMAWLKKTINK; translated from the coding sequence ATGAGTGACTTTTGGCACAACTTGGGAGAGAAACTCACTGGATTTATCGTTTGGGCTTTAAATAACCATCCCGGCAAGCTGATTGGAACTTCAATCGGATTTGTTACGGGGTTATTGGCGGTAACCCTTGGCTTTTGGCGGACAATGGTACTCACTTTATTTGTACTTCTGGGATTTATCATTGGAAAACGCCAAGATGACCATCAGGATATCATGGCCTGGCTGAAAAAAACTATCAACAAATAA
- the nusB gene encoding transcription antitermination factor NusB — MSRRLARETALQVLFQRDLTKEPLSPSAEVQRWAEEFEVPESSKVFARELVDETIAHLEQIDETIASFAQGWGIKRMANVDRNVMRIATCEILFRPDIPGRVSLNEAIELAKRFGGEESAKFVNGILDRIVDSVAKGNTKGLDEGSNSQ; from the coding sequence TTGAGCCGAAGATTAGCCCGTGAAACAGCATTGCAGGTTCTTTTCCAAAGAGACTTAACGAAAGAACCTTTATCTCCTTCAGCAGAAGTTCAACGTTGGGCGGAAGAATTTGAAGTCCCTGAGAGTAGTAAGGTTTTTGCTCGGGAGCTTGTTGATGAAACCATTGCCCACTTAGAACAGATTGATGAAACCATTGCTTCGTTCGCCCAAGGCTGGGGAATTAAGCGAATGGCTAATGTTGACCGCAATGTGATGCGTATAGCTACTTGCGAAATCCTCTTTCGTCCCGATATCCCTGGCAGAGTCAGTCTCAATGAAGCGATTGAATTGGCAAAACGTTTTGGCGGGGAAGAGTCAGCCAAGTTCGTTAATGGAATCCTTGACAGAATTGTAGACAGTGTGGCGAAAGGAAATACTAAAGGGCTTGATGAAGGATCTAATAGCCAATAA